A genomic window from Thiomonas arsenitoxydans includes:
- the rpsH gene encoding 30S ribosomal protein S8 — MSMSDPIADMLTRIRNAQMVEKAKVTMPASKIKAAIAQVLHEEGYIDGFNIRRESDAKANLEISLKYYAGKPVIERLERVSRPGLRVYRGKEAIPQVMNGLGVAIVSTPRGLMTDRKARQVGVGGEVLCYVA; from the coding sequence ATGAGCATGAGTGATCCCATCGCCGACATGCTGACGCGTATTCGTAACGCGCAGATGGTCGAGAAGGCGAAGGTAACGATGCCAGCTTCCAAGATCAAAGCTGCAATCGCTCAGGTCCTGCACGAAGAGGGCTATATCGACGGCTTCAATATCCGTCGTGAGAGTGATGCCAAGGCGAATCTTGAGATTTCGTTGAAGTACTACGCGGGCAAACCGGTGATCGAGCGTCTTGAGCGTGTCAGTCGCCCGGGCCTGCGTGTCTATCGCGGCAAAGAAGCCATTCCCCAGGTGATGAATGGCCTGGGCGTTGCCATCGTTTCGACTCCCCGTGGGCTGATGACCGACCGCAAGGCGCGTCAAGTCGGCGTGGGTGGCGAAGTTCTCTGCTACGTCGCTTAA